A genomic stretch from Puntigrus tetrazona isolate hp1 chromosome 6, ASM1883169v1, whole genome shotgun sequence includes:
- the chl1b gene encoding neural cell adhesion molecule L1-like protein isoform X3 has product MRLLRKILLFLGACLNMSCRYQSNALDIPLEALARMNMEQLPTITEHSPASLVAFPFEESFPMKCEATGNPGPEFRWTKNGQDFDPYQDARLMTLDDSGTFIIPNNGNLTEFQGNYRCFATNKLGTAMSEEIEFIVPNVPKFPKEIIDPIEVMEGQSVILECNPPKGIPPLQIYWMTISLQHIEQDERVSVGLNGNLYFSNAIETDSRRDYCCFAAFPRIRTIVQKNAMSVVVKSTNSLLERKPSLLMPTGKESHTYLVKGEDLQLECIAEGFPTPKVEWVKIGFHKLPERVVVESHGKLLTIEMVNEEDEGKYMCRAKNPHGEVVHYFHVTVEEPPEFEIEPQSQLVTIGADVVIKCVVKGNPQPIVTWRVNGQPLKDVQSFNRKVLKDGTISIHNAKPENSAVYQCEATNRHGSILSNANIMIMNIQPLILTENNLQYMAVEGKGVVMHCKVFSSPASSITWSNSDSANAVEGERFSVHKNGSLEIHNVMKEDMGEYSCFAQNTEGKVAISATLEVKDPTRIVDPPRDLRVLAGTTIQFSCQAEFDLSIGDDFEILWEKDGMALNGSEDARYVLDDRYILEIINVSFGDQGFYVCVARTPVDQDVAVAQLSVVDVPDPPEDVILSEHNGRSVKLQWIPGDDHNSSITEFVIEFEESQHEPGSWREMTREPGNHHYTLLKLHGHIDYRFRVYAINDVGRGRPSVYTERYRTPASAPDKNPENIKIEGHLPHEMDINWEPLSPIEHNGPGLEYKVSYRRQGTGDDWMEHMVKRHSFLVKNTPTFVLYEIKIQAKNHAGWGPDPKIITAYSGEDFPSAAPDDVAVDVMNNTMVKVRWDHVHKDKLNGHLGGYRISYWRLRSLMDSKKTHGDKHTLTFSGERNHAVVTGLRPFSEYSLIVMAFNSRGNGPGSHPVSFKTPEGVPGQVAAFSVTNIQKHKVTLTWSPPVDANGVIIGYILQYQLINNTEELGSLMTLNISADSNKLPLQELEALSKYKFYLRCCTRVGCGPAVSEERTTVPEATSTDVASFNIRKSGSRFPPRKTTVSPVANATLSSIALLNISTSVSHNFANISWIPGTEQTESELFVAFMNNREGNWKISDALNSSKTFHIIEGLEPGTEYTVRLMTKSWVDNSSIFEDVIRTSAKGLASIHGGISNQGWFIGLMCAIALLTLIVLIACFVNRNKGGKYSVKEKEDLHPDLESQGINDDTFCEYSDNDEKPLKSSQHSLNGDLKGGDSGDSMVDYGDEDAHFNEDGSFIGEYSGRKERVSMEIKGNNQSTA; this is encoded by the exons ATGCGTTTGCTACGGAAAATCCTCCTCTTTTTGGGCGCTTGCCTTAATATGAGCTGCAGGTATCAGAGTAATGCCTTGGACATTCCACTTGAAG CTTTAGCACGCATGAACA TGGAGCAGCTGCCCACAATTACAGAGCACTCACCTGCCTCTCTGGTCGCCTTCCCTTTCGAAGAGAGCTTTCCTATGAAGTGTGAGGCAACAGGAAACCCTGGACCAGA atTCAGGTGGACAAAGAATGGTCAAGACTTTGATCCTTATCAGGACGCCAGATTGATGACGTTAGATGACTCCGGAACGTTCATCATTCCCAACAATGGGAATCTGACAGAATTCCAGGGCAATTATCGCTGTTTTGCCACCAACAAGTTAGGCACGGCCATGTCGGAGGAGATCGAATTCATTGTTCCGA ATGTTCCGAAGTTCCCTAAAGAGATCATCGATCCGATTGAGGTCATGGAAGGTCAGTCAGTCATTCTGGAGTGCAACCCACCTAAAGGAATCCCCCCGCTGCAAATCTACTGGATGACCATAA GTTTACAACACATCGAGCAGGACGAGAGAGTATCAGTAGGTCTGAACGGGAACCTGTACTTCTCAAACGCCATCGAGACGGACAGTCGCAGAGATTACTGCTGCTTTGCTGCCTTCCCACGCATACGGACCATCGTCCAGAAAAACGCCATGTCTGTCGTGGTCAAAAGCA CAAACTCCCTCTTGGAGAGGAAGCCCAGTCTACTGATGCCCACAGGAAAGGAGTCACATACATATCTGGTGAAAGGCGAAGATCTTCAGTTGGAATGTATTGCAGAGGGCTT CCCTACACCAAAGGTTGAGTGGGTTAAAATAGGCTTTCACAAGCTTCCAGAAAGAGTTGTGGTGGAGAGCCATGGGAAGTTGCTCACTATAGAAATGGTGAATGAAGAGGATGAAGGGAAATATATGTGCAGAGCCAAAAACCCCCATGGAGAGGTTGtgcattattttcatgttacAGTAGAGG AGCCTCCTGAGTTTGAGATTGAACCTCAAAGCCAATTGGTGACGATTGGAGCTGATGTGGTTATTAAGTGTGTTGTGAAAGGAAATCCTCAACCTATTGTTACGTGGAGGGTAAATGGCCAGCCACTGAAAG ACGTCCAATCATTTAATAGGAAAGTCTTAAAAGACGGCACCATTTCCATCCACAATGCAAAGCCCGAAAACAGCGCCGTTTATCAGTGTGAGGCCACAAACAGACACGGCTCCATCCTATCCAACGCCAACATCATGATTATGA ACATCCAGCCCCTGATCTTAACAGAAAACAATCTGCAATATATGGCAGTGGAGGGGAAAGGTGTGGTCATGCACTGTAAGGTCTTCAGCTCGCCAGCATCTAGCATCACATG GAGTAATTCTGACAGTGCCAATGCAGTGGAAGGAGAAAGATTTTCTGTTCATAAGAATGGTTCGCTGGAGATCCACAACGTTATGAAAGAGGACATGGGGGAGTACTCTTGTTTTGCTCAAAACACTGAGGGCAAAGTTGCCATTTCCGCAACACTTGAAGTCAAAG ATCCCACCAGAATAGTCGATCCTCCACGAGATTTGCGAGTGTTGGCCGGAACCACTATCCAGTTTTCATGCCAGGCAGAGTTCGATCTCTCCATTGGTGATGACTTTGAGATCCTCTGGGAAAAAGATGGCATGGCCCTCAACGGCAGCGAGGACGCACG ATATGTCCTGGATGATAGATATATACTTGAAATCATCAATGTAAGCTTTGGAGACCAGGGCTTTTATGTCTGTGTGGCCAGAACACCGGTCGATCAGGACGTGGCGGTTGCACAGCTTTCAGTTGTGG ATGTTCCTGATCCACCAGAGGATGTGATCCTTTCCGAACATAATGGCAGAAGTGTGAAACTGCAGTGGATTCCAGGAGATGACCATAATAGCTCCATTACTG AGTTTGTTATAGAGTTTGAGGAAAGCCAACATGAGCCGGGCAGCTGGAGGGAGATGACGAGAGAACCGGGAAACCATCATTACACTCTGCTTAAGCTTCACGGACACATAGACTACCGATTTAGAGTATATGCCATCAATGACGTGGGAAGAGGTCGGCCAAGCGTGTACACCGAAAGATACAGAACTCCAGCATCAG CACCCGACAAGAACCCAGAAAATATCAAGATCGAAGGTCATTTGCCACATGAAATGGATATCAACTGGGAG CCGCTGTCACCTATTGAACACAACGGGCCTGGTCTGGAGTACAAAGTAAGCTACAGAAGACAAGGCACTGGAGATGACTGGATGGAGCACATGGTGAAGAGACACTCATTTCTTGTTAAAAACACCCCAACGTTCGTCCTTTACGAGATCAAAATTCAGGCCAAGAACCACGCGGGCTGGGGTCCGGACCCTAAAATAATAACAGCGTACTCAGGAGAGGATT TCCCCTCGGCTGCTCCAGATGATGTAGCCGTAGATGTGATGAACAACACTATGGTGAAGGTCAGATGGGACCATGTTCACAAGGACAAACTCAATGGACATCTGGGGGGCTACAGG ATAAGCTATTGGAGGCTTCGAAGTCTGATGGACTCAAAGAAAACACATGGTGACAAACACACATTGACATTTTCGGGGGAGAGGAACCATGCGGTGGTCACAGGGCTTAGGCCGTTCTCTGAATACAGCCTCATTGTGATGGCCTTTAACAGCAGAGGAAACGGGCCTGGCAGTCATCCGGTCAGCTTCAAAACACCTGAGGGAG ttcctggacaagtagctgctTTCAGTGTTACAAACATCCAGAAACACAAGGTCACCTTGACCTGGTCTCCTCCGGTTGACGCAAATGGAGTCATAATTGGCTACATCCTCCAATATCAGCTAA TAAATAACACGGAGGAACTAGGTTCTCTGATGACCCTCAACATCTCTGCTGACAGCAATAAGCTGCCCCTCCAGGAGCTGGAAGCACTGAGCAAATACAAGTTTTACCTACGGTGCTGCACGCGGGTGGGCTGCGGACCAGCTGTCAGCGAGGAGCGCACCACTGTCCCCGAAGCGA CTTCAACAGATGTGGCCTCTTTCAACATCA GAAAATCCGGCTCACGATTTCCTCCAAGAAAAACCACAGTTTCTCCTGTGGCTAACGCTACTCTTTCTTCTATAG cTTTGTTGAATATTAGCACCTCAGTTAGTCACAACTTTGCAAATATCAGCTGGATTCCAGGCACAGAACAGACGGAGTCAGAGTTATTTGTTGCCTTTATGAACAACC GTGAAGGTAACTGGAAGATTTCCGATGCGCTAAATTCTTCTAAGACTTTCCACATCATTGAAGGGCTCGAACCTGGGACTGAATACACAGTGCGTCTTATGACTAAAAGCTGGGTTGATAATTCTAGTATTTTTGAAGACGTTATCAGGACCAGTGCCAAAG GTCTGGCCAGTATTCACGGAGGCATTTCCAACCAGGGCTGGTTCATCGGGCTCATGTGCGCCATAGCTCTGCTCACCCTCATAGTGCTCATAGCTTGCTTCGTGAACCGAAATAAAGGCGGAAAGTACTCAG
- the chl1b gene encoding neural cell adhesion molecule L1-like protein isoform X4: MRLLRKILLFLGACLNMSCRYQSNALDIPLEVEQLPTITEHSPASLVAFPFEESFPMKCEATGNPGPEFRWTKNGQDFDPYQDARLMTLDDSGTFIIPNNGNLTEFQGNYRCFATNKLGTAMSEEIEFIVPNVPKFPKEIIDPIEVMEGQSVILECNPPKGIPPLQIYWMTISLQHIEQDERVSVGLNGNLYFSNAIETDSRRDYCCFAAFPRIRTIVQKNAMSVVVKSTNSLLERKPSLLMPTGKESHTYLVKGEDLQLECIAEGFPTPKVEWVKIGFHKLPERVVVESHGKLLTIEMVNEEDEGKYMCRAKNPHGEVVHYFHVTVEEPPEFEIEPQSQLVTIGADVVIKCVVKGNPQPIVTWRVNGQPLKDVQSFNRKVLKDGTISIHNAKPENSAVYQCEATNRHGSILSNANIMIMNIQPLILTENNLQYMAVEGKGVVMHCKVFSSPASSITWSNSDSANAVEGERFSVHKNGSLEIHNVMKEDMGEYSCFAQNTEGKVAISATLEVKDPTRIVDPPRDLRVLAGTTIQFSCQAEFDLSIGDDFEILWEKDGMALNGSEDARYVLDDRYILEIINVSFGDQGFYVCVARTPVDQDVAVAQLSVVDVPDPPEDVILSEHNGRSVKLQWIPGDDHNSSITEFVIEFEESQHEPGSWREMTREPGNHHYTLLKLHGHIDYRFRVYAINDVGRGRPSVYTERYRTPASAPDKNPENIKIEGHLPHEMDINWEPLSPIEHNGPGLEYKVSYRRQGTGDDWMEHMVKRHSFLVKNTPTFVLYEIKIQAKNHAGWGPDPKIITAYSGEDFPSAAPDDVAVDVMNNTMVKVRWDHVHKDKLNGHLGGYRISYWRLRSLMDSKKTHGDKHTLTFSGERNHAVVTGLRPFSEYSLIVMAFNSRGNGPGSHPVSFKTPEGVPGQVAAFSVTNIQKHKVTLTWSPPVDANGVIIGYILQYQLINNTEELGSLMTLNISADSNKLPLQELEALSKYKFYLRCCTRVGCGPAVSEERTTVPEATSTDVASFNIRKSGSRFPPRKTTVSPVANATLSSIALLNISTSVSHNFANISWIPGTEQTESELFVAFMNNREGNWKISDALNSSKTFHIIEGLEPGTEYTVRLMTKSWVDNSSIFEDVIRTSAKGLASIHGGISNQGWFIGLMCAIALLTLIVLIACFVNRNKGGKYSVKEKEDLHPDLESQGINDDTFCEYSDNDEKPLKSSQHSLNGDLKGGDSGDSMVDYGDEDAHFNEDGSFIGEYSGRKERVSMEIKGNNQSTA; this comes from the exons ATGCGTTTGCTACGGAAAATCCTCCTCTTTTTGGGCGCTTGCCTTAATATGAGCTGCAGGTATCAGAGTAATGCCTTGGACATTCCACTTGAAG TGGAGCAGCTGCCCACAATTACAGAGCACTCACCTGCCTCTCTGGTCGCCTTCCCTTTCGAAGAGAGCTTTCCTATGAAGTGTGAGGCAACAGGAAACCCTGGACCAGA atTCAGGTGGACAAAGAATGGTCAAGACTTTGATCCTTATCAGGACGCCAGATTGATGACGTTAGATGACTCCGGAACGTTCATCATTCCCAACAATGGGAATCTGACAGAATTCCAGGGCAATTATCGCTGTTTTGCCACCAACAAGTTAGGCACGGCCATGTCGGAGGAGATCGAATTCATTGTTCCGA ATGTTCCGAAGTTCCCTAAAGAGATCATCGATCCGATTGAGGTCATGGAAGGTCAGTCAGTCATTCTGGAGTGCAACCCACCTAAAGGAATCCCCCCGCTGCAAATCTACTGGATGACCATAA GTTTACAACACATCGAGCAGGACGAGAGAGTATCAGTAGGTCTGAACGGGAACCTGTACTTCTCAAACGCCATCGAGACGGACAGTCGCAGAGATTACTGCTGCTTTGCTGCCTTCCCACGCATACGGACCATCGTCCAGAAAAACGCCATGTCTGTCGTGGTCAAAAGCA CAAACTCCCTCTTGGAGAGGAAGCCCAGTCTACTGATGCCCACAGGAAAGGAGTCACATACATATCTGGTGAAAGGCGAAGATCTTCAGTTGGAATGTATTGCAGAGGGCTT CCCTACACCAAAGGTTGAGTGGGTTAAAATAGGCTTTCACAAGCTTCCAGAAAGAGTTGTGGTGGAGAGCCATGGGAAGTTGCTCACTATAGAAATGGTGAATGAAGAGGATGAAGGGAAATATATGTGCAGAGCCAAAAACCCCCATGGAGAGGTTGtgcattattttcatgttacAGTAGAGG AGCCTCCTGAGTTTGAGATTGAACCTCAAAGCCAATTGGTGACGATTGGAGCTGATGTGGTTATTAAGTGTGTTGTGAAAGGAAATCCTCAACCTATTGTTACGTGGAGGGTAAATGGCCAGCCACTGAAAG ACGTCCAATCATTTAATAGGAAAGTCTTAAAAGACGGCACCATTTCCATCCACAATGCAAAGCCCGAAAACAGCGCCGTTTATCAGTGTGAGGCCACAAACAGACACGGCTCCATCCTATCCAACGCCAACATCATGATTATGA ACATCCAGCCCCTGATCTTAACAGAAAACAATCTGCAATATATGGCAGTGGAGGGGAAAGGTGTGGTCATGCACTGTAAGGTCTTCAGCTCGCCAGCATCTAGCATCACATG GAGTAATTCTGACAGTGCCAATGCAGTGGAAGGAGAAAGATTTTCTGTTCATAAGAATGGTTCGCTGGAGATCCACAACGTTATGAAAGAGGACATGGGGGAGTACTCTTGTTTTGCTCAAAACACTGAGGGCAAAGTTGCCATTTCCGCAACACTTGAAGTCAAAG ATCCCACCAGAATAGTCGATCCTCCACGAGATTTGCGAGTGTTGGCCGGAACCACTATCCAGTTTTCATGCCAGGCAGAGTTCGATCTCTCCATTGGTGATGACTTTGAGATCCTCTGGGAAAAAGATGGCATGGCCCTCAACGGCAGCGAGGACGCACG ATATGTCCTGGATGATAGATATATACTTGAAATCATCAATGTAAGCTTTGGAGACCAGGGCTTTTATGTCTGTGTGGCCAGAACACCGGTCGATCAGGACGTGGCGGTTGCACAGCTTTCAGTTGTGG ATGTTCCTGATCCACCAGAGGATGTGATCCTTTCCGAACATAATGGCAGAAGTGTGAAACTGCAGTGGATTCCAGGAGATGACCATAATAGCTCCATTACTG AGTTTGTTATAGAGTTTGAGGAAAGCCAACATGAGCCGGGCAGCTGGAGGGAGATGACGAGAGAACCGGGAAACCATCATTACACTCTGCTTAAGCTTCACGGACACATAGACTACCGATTTAGAGTATATGCCATCAATGACGTGGGAAGAGGTCGGCCAAGCGTGTACACCGAAAGATACAGAACTCCAGCATCAG CACCCGACAAGAACCCAGAAAATATCAAGATCGAAGGTCATTTGCCACATGAAATGGATATCAACTGGGAG CCGCTGTCACCTATTGAACACAACGGGCCTGGTCTGGAGTACAAAGTAAGCTACAGAAGACAAGGCACTGGAGATGACTGGATGGAGCACATGGTGAAGAGACACTCATTTCTTGTTAAAAACACCCCAACGTTCGTCCTTTACGAGATCAAAATTCAGGCCAAGAACCACGCGGGCTGGGGTCCGGACCCTAAAATAATAACAGCGTACTCAGGAGAGGATT TCCCCTCGGCTGCTCCAGATGATGTAGCCGTAGATGTGATGAACAACACTATGGTGAAGGTCAGATGGGACCATGTTCACAAGGACAAACTCAATGGACATCTGGGGGGCTACAGG ATAAGCTATTGGAGGCTTCGAAGTCTGATGGACTCAAAGAAAACACATGGTGACAAACACACATTGACATTTTCGGGGGAGAGGAACCATGCGGTGGTCACAGGGCTTAGGCCGTTCTCTGAATACAGCCTCATTGTGATGGCCTTTAACAGCAGAGGAAACGGGCCTGGCAGTCATCCGGTCAGCTTCAAAACACCTGAGGGAG ttcctggacaagtagctgctTTCAGTGTTACAAACATCCAGAAACACAAGGTCACCTTGACCTGGTCTCCTCCGGTTGACGCAAATGGAGTCATAATTGGCTACATCCTCCAATATCAGCTAA TAAATAACACGGAGGAACTAGGTTCTCTGATGACCCTCAACATCTCTGCTGACAGCAATAAGCTGCCCCTCCAGGAGCTGGAAGCACTGAGCAAATACAAGTTTTACCTACGGTGCTGCACGCGGGTGGGCTGCGGACCAGCTGTCAGCGAGGAGCGCACCACTGTCCCCGAAGCGA CTTCAACAGATGTGGCCTCTTTCAACATCA GAAAATCCGGCTCACGATTTCCTCCAAGAAAAACCACAGTTTCTCCTGTGGCTAACGCTACTCTTTCTTCTATAG cTTTGTTGAATATTAGCACCTCAGTTAGTCACAACTTTGCAAATATCAGCTGGATTCCAGGCACAGAACAGACGGAGTCAGAGTTATTTGTTGCCTTTATGAACAACC GTGAAGGTAACTGGAAGATTTCCGATGCGCTAAATTCTTCTAAGACTTTCCACATCATTGAAGGGCTCGAACCTGGGACTGAATACACAGTGCGTCTTATGACTAAAAGCTGGGTTGATAATTCTAGTATTTTTGAAGACGTTATCAGGACCAGTGCCAAAG GTCTGGCCAGTATTCACGGAGGCATTTCCAACCAGGGCTGGTTCATCGGGCTCATGTGCGCCATAGCTCTGCTCACCCTCATAGTGCTCATAGCTTGCTTCGTGAACCGAAATAAAGGCGGAAAGTACTCAG